The sequence below is a genomic window from Myxococcus xanthus.
ACTCAACACCCGCCCCCGCCAGACGCTCGACTGGCGCACCCCCGCCGAGGTATTCGCTCAAAGCGTTGCGATGACCGGCTGAAACCGCCGCCGCTTCGAAACGCAATGCGTGGCACCTCCGCGCCCGCCGAACGGGGACGGGGCGAGGAGGCACGACAGCACGCCCGATGCGCGGCGTGGGGGCACCGGGCAGGCCACGGCCTCCCTACCCGTCTGCTGTCAGCGTGGGGAAACGGCGCCCCCCCGCGGGAAAGGCCCTGGGCCATCACGCGCGGTGTGGAGGGGCACCGGGCGCCCAAGGCGTTTCCCGCGGGGAGCTGAATCCAGCGGGCACGGCTCCATCCGTGCTCAGGGAGTCAGCGGCGCGCGGCCCTCCGGGATGACCAGGGGACCGGGCGAGCCCGGCCATTCGACGACCTGCACGCGCAGACCGAAGACGCGGGCCACCAACTCCTGGGAAAGCACCTGCGCCGGTGCGCCCAGTTCAACCACCCGGCCCTCGGCGAGCACGGCCATCCGGTGCGCGTAACGCGCGGCCAGATTGAGGTCATGCAGCACCGCCAGCACCGCGCCACCCGCCTGGGCGAAGCGCGCCGCCGCCTCCAGCACGAGGTGCTGGTGGGCCAGGTCCAGACTCGCCGTCGGCTCGTCCAGCAGCAGGTAACGGTGTCCGGATGCCAACGGTTCGGAGAGCTGAGCCAGCACCCGCGACAGCTGCACACGCTGCCGCTCGCCCCCCGACAGCGTGAGATACGAACGTGAAGCCAGGTGCCGCGTGTCGGTGGCATCGAGCGCCGCCACCGCCGCCGCCAGGTCCGCGCTGCCCTCAGCGCGGCTCGAATGGGGACTCCGTCCCAGCAGCGCCACCTCCAGCGCCGTGAAGCCGAAGCCCAGCGACGACTCCTGGGGAAGCACGCCCAGCCGCATGGCCCGCTCCCGCGGCTTCCACTGCAACAAGGGAGTGCCGTCCAGAAGCACCTCGCCCGTCGAGCACCGCAGCTCGCCCGACATGGCGGACAGCAGCGTGGACTTGCCCGCGCCGTTGGGCCCCACGACGGCCAGCACCTCACCGGGCTCCAGCGTCAAATCCATGGGTCCCAGCGTCCGCCCACGGCCACGCCACACCTCGATGCCACGAACCTCCAGGCTCATGCGGCCCCCTTGCGCGACAGCAGCCCGATGAAGACGGGAACGCCCAGCACGGACGTGAGCGCGCCCACTGGCAACTCGGCGGGAATGGCCGCCGTGCGAGCCAGCAGGTCCGCGCCCACCAGCAGCGAGGCCCCCAGCAAGGCGGACGCACTGAGCAGCCGCCGGTGGTCAGGTCCCAGCGCCAACCGCAGCAGCGCGGGCACCAGCAAGCCCACGAAGGCGATGACGCCGGTGACGGACACCGCGGCCCCCACCCCCAGGGCCGCGGCGAGGATGAGCCGGCGCTTGAGGCGCTCGACATCCACGCCCAGGTGCCACGCCTCGCGCTCCCCCAGCAGCAGAAGGTTGAGGGTGCGCGCTTCACGCAGCAGCAGGCCCAGGGCGATGAGCAGCGGCGGCGTGGCTGCCCCCACCACGTCCCAGGACGCACCGCCCAGGCTGCCCCAGGTCCAGAAGGTGATGGAGCGGAGCTGCGCGTCGGTGGCCATCTGCGTGAGCAGACCGATGCCCGCGCCCGCCCCCGCGCTGACAGCCACGCCCGCCAGGAGGATGCGCGCCGTCTCCGTGCGACCGCCGCCCCCACCCAGCCGGTGCGCGAGCAACGTGGCGCCCAGCGCGCCCAGGAAGGCCGCGCCCGGCACCGCGAGCATCCGCAGCGAGCCCAGGTGGGCGCTGAGGGCCACATCCATGACGATGGCCGCCACCGCCCCCAGCGCCGCGCCGCTGGAGGTGCCCAGCAGGCCGGGCTCCACCAGCGGGTTGCGGAACAACGCCTGCAGCGCGGCACCACAGGTGGCCAGTACGGCGCCCACCATGATGCCGAGCGTCACGCGCGGCAGGCGGATGGACAGCAGCACCGCCTGCTGCACGGACTCCAGCTTGTGGCCGATGTCCAGGCCCACCCGTTCCAGCAGACTGCCCGCCAGTGCCAGCAGAGGCACCGGCACCGCGCCCACGGCGAGCGACAGGAGCACCACGCCCAGCAGCAGCGCCGTCAGCAACAGCCACGGACGCGGGGCTGCTGGCTGGATGGGCTCCTGGGTGCGGTAGGTGGCGGAGACGGGCGCAATCTCCGACGCACTCATTTGCGGCCCCGAGCCGGGGACGTGTACCCATCCTGCAAGCGGCTCACGGCCTTGCCCAGGTGAGGCCCCAGCCCCATGAAGTGGACGTCGTCCACGGTGATGAGGCGCCAGCCGCGCACCTGCGACAGGCCGGGCGTGCGCGACAGGCCCTCCTCACCGCCCACCGGCTCCAGGGAGCTGGCTGGCATGAGGATGAAGTCCGGCGCCGCTTCGACCACCGCCTCCGCCGTCAGCGGCTTGTGGCCCGCATAGCCGGCGATGGCATTCACGCCGCCCGACAGCGTGACGAGCTCGCCCGCCGCCGTCCCGGCGCCCGCCACCATGAGGACGTTGGCCCCGCGCGCGTACAGCGCGAGGACCCGCGGCGGCTTCGCGTCCTTGCGCGCCGCCGTGCGCTCCTGCGCCTTGCGCAGGTCCGAGTCCAATTGCTTGACCAGGGCCTCACCCTGCTCGGCCTTGCCCAGGCGCTGCGCGAGCGTCCGGATGCGCTCGCGCGTGGCTTCGACGGTGTGCTTGTTCGGCAGCACCACCACGTCCACGCCCACCGTCTTGAGCTGCTCGAGCACGCCCGGAGGGCCCGCCTCCTCGGACGCCAGCAACTGCGACGTCCCCAGCGCGACGATGGCCTCCGATGACAGCGCCCGCTGGTAGCCCACCTTCGGCGACTTCCGGGCGACCTCCAACGCCAGGCTGGTGTCGTCCACGCCCACCACCTGCCCGCCCGCGCCCAGCGCGAAGACGGTTTCGGTGATGGCGGGGCCGACGGTGACCAGCTTCGCCGCGTTGACCGGGGCCTTGGCCGCGGCCGCCGCCGGAGGCTTCGCGGGCGCCGGCGCCGCCGCGTGCGCGAGCGAGGCCACCGCCATGAAGACCCACGACAGCCCGAACGCGCGGCTCATCGCGACACCTCGCTCGCGGGCAGCGCCGTGGCCAGCTCTTCGGCCAGCGCGCGCCACTCGGGCGACTCGGGCTGCCCCGGCTTCCGCTTGCCGAAGATGAGCGCGATGTTCTCCCCCGCCTCGTTGAACAGCTCCAGGGACGTGACGACGCCGTCCCGCGTGGGCTTGCGCACGACCCACGCCGAGTGGACGTGGTCCGCGCGGACGTGGAGGTTGAAGCCCGCGTCCAACACGTTCATCCACGGTCCCATCGGCTTCACGTTCTTCACCGGGCCGGTGTGAATCTGGATGCAGCCGGGGTTGCCCACGAAAATCATGATGGGCAGCTCCGTCGCGGACGCCTTCTCCAGCACCCACGTCAGCGAGGACGTCGCCACCGGGGTGGTGAGCTCCGGCTCGGCCAGGCGGAGCGCCTGGGTGCGCGCCACACTGAAGCGGTTGAGCAGCATGAAGAACTCATGCGTGTCCTGGAGCGCGCGCCAGCCGGAGCGCAGCCCCTCCGCGTCAATCTCACTGTCGGGCTTGGGCTCCACCGCGAGCGTGGCCGGGACGATGCTGAGCACCGGCGACTGGTCCGCGTGGGTGAATTCCTTCACCAGGGTGTCGAACGTCTCCTCGCGCCCTGCCTCCTCCATGTAGAGCTTGTGGACGGCCGTCCCCGACGCGTCGAAGAACTGGAGGCTGCGGCGGATGCCATCGCCGTGCGGCTCGCGGATGGCGAAGCCGAAGCTCCAGCGCGTGAAGAACAGGCGCAGGTCGATTTCCTCGTCCAGCACCAGCCCCTGCTTGCCGTGCAGCTCGATGTTGCGCCAGGTGCCACGCTTCTCGTGCACGGCATGCGCGTTGCGCGTGAGCGACATCACCCGCCCCAGCGACTCGAAACGAGGCAGGAGCGCATCCAGCCGGAGGTCCAGCCGGACGACGCTCTCCCCAAGTCCCGTGGCGAGCAACTGCGCTTCACTCACACCCAACTGCTCGGCGGCGTCACGGATACGGGTGCGAGGCTGCTCCTCGCGGAGGGTCTGCCAGCGCTGGCGCAGACGGGAGGACTCGGAAACGACATCAGAGTTCGCGGTCTGATTCATGTTGGACACCTGGAAGTGGAAGGAGGCTCAGTACGAGGACGGCTGCGTCACCGCGCTGCCGCTGGAGGCGGGGCCAGGCACCTTCGCCCAGCGGAACGACAACATCCCCGGCGTGCCCGCATCGTCGTAATAGGACTGCATGGCGACCTTGAAGTAGTCACCAGCGTCGGAGCGGACGACGTACACATTGCGACGCGCCGTGAGGGCGTGCGTCGTCATGTCATAGACGTACCACCCGTCGCCCTGCTGGAAGGCGCTGTCCGGGTCCTCGCCCCGATCCGGGCCGTCCTCGGAATCCGCGACGTAGCCGTCCGCAGGAGCCCGCGTCACCGCCGCGAAGTCCGTCTCGAGGAGCACCGCCACCGCCACGTTGCCGGTACCACTCACGCCGCCCCGGGTGCGGACGTTGAAGCGGTTGAAGGCCAGGTCCCAGACAGTGTCATCAGAAGCACTCACCTGCGCGCCCTTGTCCAGGTCCAGGCCAATCCAGTCCGCGCTGCTCGTCGCGTTCACGGTGGTGGTGTACGAGCCGTCATCGTTGGCCACGTGATTCACGTGGGAGCCATCCGTCGGAGGGTTCTCTGATGGCAGCTCGAGGTCATCGCCGCACGCGGACAGGGAACCGGCCAGCAGCAGGGCGGCGGCGGCGCGGCCCAGGAAGGAGGAATGGGAAGAGAAGCGGGACATCGGGACTCCTTGAGTGAGAGGTGGAAGGGAGCGTCAGAGCCGGGCGGAGATGCCGGCCTGGATGGCGCGAGGGGGAATCGGAAGGTCGGTGGGGTTGCCCGCGTTCGCGAGGTTGGTGCCCAGCACGAAGAACTGGAGCTCCTCGCGCATGCGCCAACCCAGCCGGGCATCCACGGTGACGTAGGTCTTCGCGTCGTACGGGTTGGCGACGCCGTCACCGTCCGTGTCCGGGTAGAAGGGACGCGGCCCCACGAGCGCGCCGCGCACCCAGGCCTCCAGGCCCGACGTCCGGTGACGCCAGGTAGCCTGCGCGGTGAGGCGATGGCGCGCCTGCCCTTCCAGCGCCAGCCCCGTCTCCTCCGAACGACCGTCGGTGAGCGTGTAGCCCAGCTCCGCGGAGATGCGGCCGGGCAACTGCTGACGCACGCCCATCTCGCCGCCGCGCACGCGCGCACGCGCGATGTTCACGTAGGTGAAGAGCTGCTGCGGACCGACCACCTCCGTGGAGACGCCAATCATGTCCTGAAGGTTGTGCTGGAAGGCGCTCACCCACAGGAGCGAGGACTCCGCGGGCTTCACCTCCACCGACAGATTGAAGCTGCGCGAGCGCTCCGGACGCAGGTCCGGATTGCCGTGCACCCGGTAGCCCACGCTGGGGTTTTCGAAGTCGAGCAGCATCTCCTGGAAGCCCGGCGCCCGGAACGCCCAGCCGTAGCTGCCGCGCAGCGTGAGCCAGGACGTCGGGTCCATGCGCGCCGCCAGCCGGGGCGTCACCGCCGTACCGAACTGCGTGTCCGTGTCCACTCGCGCACCCGGCACCAGCGTCAGCTTCAAGCGCGGCACCAGGGTCCAGTTGTCCTGCACGTAGATGGACGCGCGGGCGCGCTGGCCGGTGCCGTCTTCGCCCAGCCGGTCCGCCTGCAACCATTCGCCGAGCAGCTCCGCGCCCACCACGAAGGCGTGGGTGTCTCCCAGCTTCGCGTCCAGTTGCGCGCCCAGCCGGCCCTGCTGCTCGCGCGTGTCCTCGATGGTGTCCAACGCGTTGGAGCGGCGCTGGTCCCTCAGGTAGCGCCGGTTGAACCACGCATAGGCGCCATCCACGCGCAGCGAGGCGTTGTTGGACAGCCTCCACTGTGGAGACAGGCGAACGGAGAGCGAGTCATCCCGGCTGGCGCGGTCGAAGATGGCGCCTGTCACGCCCACGTCCACGCCCCGCTGCACCCGACGCGCATAGGTGGCGTTGGCCTGCAACGCCGTGCCCTCACTGATGCGCAAGTCACCGCCCGCGGACGCGTCGATGCCATCCAGGCTGCTGCCCGTGGTGCCGATGCTCGTCGGGTCCAGGAGGTACGCGTCCCGCCGCGCCAGACCGCCGCTCAGACGCAGCCCCCAGTTCTCGCCCTTCGCCTCGCCGGTGGCGTCCAGCTCCAGCCGCTGCATGGAGCCGTAGGAGGCGCGCAGCTCGGCGCCCAGCGGACGGCGGGCACGGCGGGTGATGAGGTTCACCACGCCCGCCACCGCGTCACTGCCGTAGAGGACCGACGAGGGGCCCTTCACGACTTCCACCTGTTCGATGTCCTCGGTGGACAGGCGGGACAGGTCCACGCTTCCGGCCACCCGGCCGGCCACGCGCTCACCGTCCACCAGCACCAGGACGTACTCCGGCGACAGGCCCTGCAACTGCACCGTGGCGCCCGCGAACGTCTGCACCACCTGGAGCCCAGGGTGCGCGGCAAGCAACTCCGACGCGTCCCGCGCCCCGCTGGCCAGGATGTCCGAGCGGGTAATGACCTCCGTGGCCACCGCCGAATCCTCGAGCCGCTCCGGCGAACGCGACGCCGTCACCACCGTGCGCGCTTCCGGCAGCGCCTCCGCGTCTAACGCGGGCTCCGGCCCCGCATCGGCCTGGGCCACCTGCGCATCGGGCGGAGCCTCCGCGGTGGAAGCCTCGCTGGAAGCCACCTCGGTGGCAGGCGCTTCACTGCCACCGCCCCACGCCGTCCACGGCATGGAACAGGCCACGAAGAGCAAACACCCACGCCACGCCATGCTGCGTCCTCCGGCGCAAGGCCGGGGGCCTTTCGCGGAAGGCCCTGTAGGGCGCTGGGCTCAATGGCCTCGGGCCTCAGGAAAAGACCTCACTGCACCGGGCCTGCGCGGCCCGGGAACGACTCACACGTCAGCGGCCTGAGCCGCTCACCTGCGCACCACCACCACCGCCTCCCGGCGGCGTTCGCTCCAGGGGCACCACCTGCGTCCGGTGGCAGCGGCGGCACTTGAGCTCCACGCCCTCCGGTACCAACCGCGCCAGCAGGCTGCCGCACATGCAGCGCAGCTCCTCCGCCCCGCCTTCACCGTGGCAACCGTCGCGCATCACCGCTCCTGACTCGAAACGACGGCGACGATATTGATACTGATTTTCAAAGTCAAACGATTGGCGAAAAACCCGCCCCTGTGCGAATCCGGGTGTGCGGGAGCGCGCCGCTCAGTGAACCTTGGAGCGCGCGGAGGTGTCGCGAGCCAGACGCACCTTGGGCGTCACCATGCGAGCGACACCGGAGTAGAGCTGTTCCTCGGTGTAGACCTTCCGCACCCGGCGATGGCTGCCGGGGTGGTAGGCGGGACCGGGCCGCTCCAGCCACTGGAGGATGCGTACCTCGCCGGAGTGGGCCATGGCGGCCAGCAGCTCCGGGGGGCACAGCTTGAGGTAGCGGCGCACCAGCGGCTTGAGCTTGCGAGAGAAGTTGCGCCCCAGCACGGCATGGCGCCGGCCGGAGTGCAGCGTCCCGTCGAAGCGGCGCGACAGGTGGAAGAGCTCGTGAATCACCGTCTCCACGCGAGCCTGCGCGGTGGACCCCCGGAAGAAGAGCGGCCGGAGCGTGACGCAGTACAGCATCCGCTTGCCCCCGATGCGGATGATGGGCTTGCGGCGTCCGGTACGGTCCGTGCTCTTCCCACCCCGGAAGCACAGGGGCTTCACGGTGCCCCGGGAGGCGCGGCGGGCCTCACCGGCCACCACGAGGATGCGGCCCGCCTTCACATGCCCGAACTCCGGCATCTTCGCCGAGATGTCCCGGATGAGAGAGCGGAGCGTCTTGTTGAAGTTGGGGCGGCGTTGGGCCACGGGTGGTGGACAGTCTAGCGGAAAAGCCCTTGAGAGGACTCCAGGGGGTGGCCACATTGTCTAGCGTCATGCGCTTGCCCTCGCCCATGTTCCGACTGGCAGTGGTGCTTTTCCTCTGTGCGGGGTGTGCTTCCGCCCCCACCCGGCCCTCCAGTCCCGCCGTCCTCACCGCCCAACGGACCGTCGTCGCGTCCCAGGGCCTCACCGACGCCACCCTGCGCTTCGAGGCCCAGGTGACCAGCCCCGGGGAGGGGGTGCTGGTGCGCGCCGACTACGAGCTCGTCGCCGACGGCCAGGTGGTGAAGACGGACACCGCGAAGCTGGACGTGGCGCTGACGCCCGGCGAGCCCACGGACCTCTCCTTCGAGGAGCGCGCACCCTATGTGAAGAACGCGGACGACCTGGCGCGGCTGAGCGCCCAGGGAGGCACGCTGCTGCTCGCCCTGCGCGGCACTCTCGTCGTGCGCTCGGGAGACCAGGAGCAGACGATTCCCTTCGCCGCCAGCCGCGCGGCGCGGGTGCCCCGGCTGCCCACGGTGGTGGTGGAGGAGTTGGACGGGGCGCGCTACTCGGATGAGGAGGTCCAGCTCAACCTCCGCCTGGGCGTCCGCAACCCCAACCCCTTCCCGCTGCGGCTGGAAGGCCTGACGTGGACGGCGTCGGTGGCCGGAAAGACGCTGGACAGCGGCACGCTGGCGCAGGCGGACACCGTGGACGCGTCCGCCACGGGCGTGTACCCGGTGGAACTGACGGTGACGAAGGACACCTGGGGCCCGGAGGTGAAGGCGCTCATCTCCAAGGGGCTGCTGCCCTACGGGGTGACGGGTGAGGTGACGGGCCCGCTGCTGCGCGTGCCGTATTCGCTCACGGGCAAGGTGAAGCTGAACGTCTCCCGGTAGAGTGGCACGCCGTGCCCATCTACCTGTTGAGTGACGAGCACCCGGAGCTCTTCCCGCCCCCGGAGCGCGCCGACAAGAGCGGCGTCGTCGCCGTTGGCGGTGACTTGCGTCCGGAGCGGCTGCTGGCCGCCTACGCCCGCGGCATCTTCCCCTGGTACAGCGAGGGAGACCCCATCCTCTGGCACTCGCCGGACCCGCGCTTCGTGCTGTCGCCGGACAAGCTCCACGTGGGCC
It includes:
- a CDS encoding LEA type 2 family protein, encoding MRLPSPMFRLAVVLFLCAGCASAPTRPSSPAVLTAQRTVVASQGLTDATLRFEAQVTSPGEGVLVRADYELVADGQVVKTDTAKLDVALTPGEPTDLSFEERAPYVKNADDLARLSAQGGTLLLALRGTLVVRSGDQEQTIPFAASRAARVPRLPTVVVEELDGARYSDEEVQLNLRLGVRNPNPFPLRLEGLTWTASVAGKTLDSGTLAQADTVDASATGVYPVELTVTKDTWGPEVKALISKGLLPYGVTGEVTGPLLRVPYSLTGKVKLNVSR
- a CDS encoding heme/hemin ABC transporter substrate-binding protein, encoding MSRAFGLSWVFMAVASLAHAAAPAPAKPPAAAAAKAPVNAAKLVTVGPAITETVFALGAGGQVVGVDDTSLALEVARKSPKVGYQRALSSEAIVALGTSQLLASEEAGPPGVLEQLKTVGVDVVVLPNKHTVEATRERIRTLAQRLGKAEQGEALVKQLDSDLRKAQERTAARKDAKPPRVLALYARGANVLMVAGAGTAAGELVTLSGGVNAIAGYAGHKPLTAEAVVEAAPDFILMPASSLEPVGGEEGLSRTPGLSQVRGWRLITVDDVHFMGLGPHLGKAVSRLQDGYTSPARGRK
- a CDS encoding HmuY family protein encodes the protein MSRFSSHSSFLGRAAAALLLAGSLSACGDDLELPSENPPTDGSHVNHVANDDGSYTTTVNATSSADWIGLDLDKGAQVSASDDTVWDLAFNRFNVRTRGGVSGTGNVAVAVLLETDFAAVTRAPADGYVADSEDGPDRGEDPDSAFQQGDGWYVYDMTTHALTARRNVYVVRSDAGDYFKVAMQSYYDDAGTPGMLSFRWAKVPGPASSGSAVTQPSSY
- a CDS encoding TonB-dependent receptor plug domain-containing protein, which gives rise to MAWRGCLLFVACSMPWTAWGGGSEAPATEVASSEASTAEAPPDAQVAQADAGPEPALDAEALPEARTVVTASRSPERLEDSAVATEVITRSDILASGARDASELLAAHPGLQVVQTFAGATVQLQGLSPEYVLVLVDGERVAGRVAGSVDLSRLSTEDIEQVEVVKGPSSVLYGSDAVAGVVNLITRRARRPLGAELRASYGSMQRLELDATGEAKGENWGLRLSGGLARRDAYLLDPTSIGTTGSSLDGIDASAGGDLRISEGTALQANATYARRVQRGVDVGVTGAIFDRASRDDSLSVRLSPQWRLSNNASLRVDGAYAWFNRRYLRDQRRSNALDTIEDTREQQGRLGAQLDAKLGDTHAFVVGAELLGEWLQADRLGEDGTGQRARASIYVQDNWTLVPRLKLTLVPGARVDTDTQFGTAVTPRLAARMDPTSWLTLRGSYGWAFRAPGFQEMLLDFENPSVGYRVHGNPDLRPERSRSFNLSVEVKPAESSLLWVSAFQHNLQDMIGVSTEVVGPQQLFTYVNIARARVRGGEMGVRQQLPGRISAELGYTLTDGRSEETGLALEGQARHRLTAQATWRHRTSGLEAWVRGALVGPRPFYPDTDGDGVANPYDAKTYVTVDARLGWRMREELQFFVLGTNLANAGNPTDLPIPPRAIQAGISARL
- a CDS encoding FecCD family ABC transporter permease, whose amino-acid sequence is MSASEIAPVSATYRTQEPIQPAAPRPWLLLTALLLGVVLLSLAVGAVPVPLLALAGSLLERVGLDIGHKLESVQQAVLLSIRLPRVTLGIMVGAVLATCGAALQALFRNPLVEPGLLGTSSGAALGAVAAIVMDVALSAHLGSLRMLAVPGAAFLGALGATLLAHRLGGGGGRTETARILLAGVAVSAGAGAGIGLLTQMATDAQLRSITFWTWGSLGGASWDVVGAATPPLLIALGLLLREARTLNLLLLGEREAWHLGVDVERLKRRLILAAALGVGAAVSVTGVIAFVGLLVPALLRLALGPDHRRLLSASALLGASLLVGADLLARTAAIPAELPVGALTSVLGVPVFIGLLSRKGAA
- a CDS encoding heme ABC transporter ATP-binding protein, whose protein sequence is MSLEVRGIEVWRGRGRTLGPMDLTLEPGEVLAVVGPNGAGKSTLLSAMSGELRCSTGEVLLDGTPLLQWKPRERAMRLGVLPQESSLGFGFTALEVALLGRSPHSSRAEGSADLAAAVAALDATDTRHLASRSYLTLSGGERQRVQLSRVLAQLSEPLASGHRYLLLDEPTASLDLAHQHLVLEAAARFAQAGGAVLAVLHDLNLAARYAHRMAVLAEGRVVELGAPAQVLSQELVARVFGLRVQVVEWPGSPGPLVIPEGRAPLTP
- a CDS encoding hemin-degrading factor yields the protein MNQTANSDVVSESSRLRQRWQTLREEQPRTRIRDAAEQLGVSEAQLLATGLGESVVRLDLRLDALLPRFESLGRVMSLTRNAHAVHEKRGTWRNIELHGKQGLVLDEEIDLRLFFTRWSFGFAIREPHGDGIRRSLQFFDASGTAVHKLYMEEAGREETFDTLVKEFTHADQSPVLSIVPATLAVEPKPDSEIDAEGLRSGWRALQDTHEFFMLLNRFSVARTQALRLAEPELTTPVATSSLTWVLEKASATELPIMIFVGNPGCIQIHTGPVKNVKPMGPWMNVLDAGFNLHVRADHVHSAWVVRKPTRDGVVTSLELFNEAGENIALIFGKRKPGQPESPEWRALAEELATALPASEVSR